One Lycium barbarum isolate Lr01 chromosome 5, ASM1917538v2, whole genome shotgun sequence genomic window carries:
- the LOC132640300 gene encoding chaperonin CPN60-2, mitochondrial-like, which translates to MYRFAAKLASKSRVARSSTQQVGSRLNWSRNYAAKDIKFGVEARGLMLQGVEQLADAVKVTMGPKGRNVVIEQSWGAPKVTKDGVTVAKNIEFKDRIKNVGASLVKQVANATNDVAGDGTTCATVLTRAIFAEGCKSVAAGMNAMDLRRGITMAVDAVVTNLKSRARMISTSEEIAQVGTISANGEREIGELIAKAMEKVGKEGVITIQDGKTLYNELEVVEGMKLDRGYISPYFITNEKNQKCELDDPLILIHEKKISSINAIVKVLELALKKQRPLLIVSEDVESEALATLILNKLRAGIKVCAIKAPGFGENRKANLQDLAALTGGQVITEELGLNIENVELDMLGKCKKVTISKDDTVVLDGAGEKKAIEERCEQIRSTIELSTSDYDKEKLQERLAKLSGGVAVLKVGGASELEVGEKKDRVTDALNATKAAVEEGIVPGGGVALLYASKELETLPTANFDQKIGVQIIQNALKTPVHTIASNAGVEGSVVVGKLLEQDNLDLGYDAAKGEYVDMVKSGIIDPLKVIRTALVDAASVSSLLTTTEAVIVELPKDEKASPAMPGGGMDY; encoded by the exons ATGTATCGTTTTGCAGCAAAACTGGCTTCTAAATCCAG GGTTGCAAGAAGCAGCACCCAACAG GTTGGTAGTAGGTTGAATTGGAGCAGAAACTATGCAGCTAAGGATATTAAATTTGGAGTTGAAGCTCGGGGTTTGATGCTTCAAGGAGTTGAACAGCTTGCTGACGCAGTTAAAGTCACCATGGGTCCAAAG GGTCGTAATGTGGTGATTGAACAAAGTTGGGGTGCACCCAAGGTGACAAAAGATGGTGTCACTGTTGCAAAAAACATCGAATTCAAGGACAGAATTAAAAATGTTGGTGCAAGCCTTGTAAAACAGGTTGCCAATGCCACTAATGATGTTGCTGGTGATG GTACCACTTGTGCAACAGTCCTCACCCGAGCAATATTTGCTGAAGGGTGCAAGTCTGTAGCTGCTGGTATGAATGCAATGGATCTTAGACGGGGTATCACAATGGCTGTTGATGCTGTTGTAACAAACCTGAAAAGCAGAGCACGGATGATAAGCACATCCGAGGAGATTGCCCAG GTTGGGACAATCTCTGCAAATGGAGAAAGGGAAATTGGTGAGCTAATTGCAAAGGCGATGGAGAAAGTTGGCAAGGAAGGTGTCATCACTATTCAA GATGGAAAGACATTGTACAATGAGTTGGAAGTTGTTGAAGGGATGAAGCTGGACAGAGGCTACATATCCCCATACTTTATCACGAATGAGAAGAATCAAAAATGT GAGCTGGATGACCCACTTATTCTTATTCACGAGAAAAAAATCTCAAGCATAAATGCTATTGTGAAAGTGCTAGAGTTGGCTTTAAAG AAACAAAGGCCACTCTTAATTGTGTCCGAAGATGTGGAGAGTGAAGCACTTGCTACACTTATTCTGAACAAGCTTCGTGCTGGAATCAAG GTTTGCGCCATCAAAGCTCCAGGATTTGGTGAAAACAGGAAGGCTAATTTGCAAGATCTTGCTGCTTTAACTGGAGGCCAG GTCATCACGGAAGAACTTGGATTGAACATTGAAAATGTGGAGTTGGACATGCTGGGAAAATGTAAAAAG GTCACTATCTCCAAGGATGACACTGTCGTTCTTGATGGTGCGGGTGAGAAGAAGGCCATAGAGGAGAGATGTGAACAG ATTAGATCAACAATTGAATTGAGCACATCTGATTACGACAAGGAGAAATTGCAGGAAAGACTAGCTAAGCTTTCAGGGGGTGTTGCCGTGTTGAAG GTAGGAGGAGCTAGTGAACTTGAGGTTGGTGAGAAGAAAGACAGAGTCACTGATGCTTTGAATGCCACAAAAGCTGCTGTAGAGGAAGGAATTGTTCCAG GCGGTGGGGTTGCACTTCTTTATGCGTCAAAAGAATTGGAGACGTTGCCAACAGCCAACTTTGACCAGAAGATCGGTGTGCAAATTATTCAGAATGCTCTCAAG ACACCAGTACATACAATTGCCTCTAATGCTGGGGTAGAGGGATCAGTAGTGGTTGGCAAACTGTTGGAGCAGGATAACCTGGATCTTGGATATGATGCTGCAAAAG GTGAATATGTTGATATGGTAAAATCAGGGATCATTGACCCATTGAAAGTAATTAGGACGGCCTTGGTTGATGCTGCTAG TGTGTCATCTCTATTGACTACAACTGAAGCTGTTATTGTTGAGCTTCCCAAGGATGAGAAGGCATCTCCAGCTATGCCTGGTGGTGGGATGGACTACTAA